Genomic DNA from Kluyveromyces lactis strain NRRL Y-1140 chromosome C complete sequence:
GCTTTCAACGTATGGTACAACAAATGGTCACAGGGGCAAAGTGGGTCCACTAGGTTCGTCACACCGTACTCGCTTGATCCCGAGAACGATTCTGGTATCACTAAAGGTGATAAAGAGGGTCGGATTCATTTCTGTTTGTATTTCGCTAAGGGAATGTGCTGTTTAGGCAAAAATTGTCGGTACTTGCATCATATTCCAGAGCCAGATGATTTTGCGAGGTTAGCTTTGCATTCCTCTGCGTTAGATTGTTTTGGAAGAGAGAAATTTGCTGATTATAGAGATGATATGGGTGGGGTAGGTTCCTTCAAGAAACCTAACCGTGTCTTATACGTGGGTGGTATTACAGGGGCACTCAACaacaaaactttgaaaccACATCAGATTGAGAATAGAGTGAAATACAAGTTCGGGAAACTTGGAGAATTGGATTCTGTTCGATACGTGGAGAGTAAGAATTGTGCCTTTGTCAAGTTCAAATTACAGTGTAACTCCGAATTTACTAAGGAAGCAATGGGCAATCAGACTCTATTAATACCAACCGATAAAGAGTGGGATCTAAGGAAGGAGGGAACTGGGTTGCTTGTGAAATGGGCGAACGAGGATCCTAATCCAGCTGTACGAAAGagagaattggaagaacaaACCCAAGAGACTTTGAAAGCTATAAAACAACTAGTGGCTAGTACTGAAGGCACTGTAAATCAAAAACGtaaagttgaagaaatcaacgAAGTGAGAGATTCGCAGGCGAACAGTCGTGAAAGATTCAGCATTAGGGAGAATGCAATCATAGATAAGACTATTTTAGATAAGTTGAAACAAAGGAAAGTGACTATTACCAATACCAA
This window encodes:
- the CWC2 gene encoding active spliceosome conformation promoter CWC2 (similar to uniprot|Q12046 Saccharomyces cerevisiae YDL209C), whose product is MTGDWKNRPARVQLQESDLPSSVPPQTGLAFNVWYNKWSQGQSGSTRFVTPYSLDPENDSGITKGDKEGRIHFCLYFAKGMCCLGKNCRYLHHIPEPDDFARLALHSSALDCFGREKFADYRDDMGGVGSFKKPNRVLYVGGITGALNNKTLKPHQIENRVKYKFGKLGELDSVRYVESKNCAFVKFKLQCNSEFTKEAMGNQTLLIPTDKEWDLRKEGTGLLVKWANEDPNPAVRKRELEEQTQETLKAIKQLVASTEGTVNQKRKVEEINEVRDSQANSRERFSIRENAIIDKTILDKLKQRKVTITNTNVAANITVSKPSSVLPLVTQYSSDED